Proteins co-encoded in one Flavobacterium sp. M31R6 genomic window:
- a CDS encoding MFS transporter yields MFKKIQTEIDHFQSQTRNFRILIFTNLVYALVLPVIDIFVAAYIMRNSNDTSKVVIYQLAIYTGIPLTFLLNGFLLKHFNIRKLYSLGMMMSGVAMIIMMSFKILDLTGIGIAGITMGMSFGLYWSNRDYLALAITNDKNRNYYYGLETFFYTIIAIVIPATIGWFIQSKTGEAEKHSAYIIITGVVFLITIVASIVCFRGKFENPAQKQYIFFKFHPLWYKLLSLATFKGLAQGFLVTAPAMLIFKLLGEEGALGNAQSIGAVLAAIVIYLIGRFSKPSDRIKIFTAGLVLFALGACLNGFFYNKTGVIIFLLLLLIAKPLMDLAYFPIQLRVIDIVSHIEKRGEFTYILNHEAGLYVGRLCGAGTFLVLYYTLSEDFALRYAIGIIALLQLCSIYISKKIIAEGNILSPEKEEPIDLKVLDHVAEHIV; encoded by the coding sequence ATGTTTAAAAAAATTCAAACTGAAATTGATCATTTTCAAAGTCAAACCCGTAATTTTCGCATCCTAATTTTTACCAATTTGGTGTATGCTTTGGTGTTGCCTGTAATCGATATTTTCGTGGCGGCCTACATCATGAGAAATTCAAATGACACCTCCAAAGTGGTTATTTACCAATTGGCCATTTATACCGGAATTCCGCTTACCTTTTTACTAAATGGTTTTCTGTTGAAACATTTTAATATTCGTAAATTGTATTCCTTGGGAATGATGATGAGCGGTGTTGCTATGATTATCATGATGTCGTTCAAAATATTGGATTTAACTGGTATTGGAATCGCTGGGATTACCATGGGAATGTCGTTTGGTTTGTATTGGTCAAACAGGGATTATTTGGCATTGGCCATTACAAATGACAAAAACCGTAACTATTATTATGGTTTGGAGACTTTTTTCTATACTATAATAGCCATAGTAATTCCCGCCACTATAGGTTGGTTTATTCAATCTAAAACTGGCGAAGCTGAAAAACATAGCGCCTATATTATCATTACGGGAGTTGTTTTTCTAATCACAATTGTGGCTTCGATTGTTTGTTTCAGAGGTAAATTTGAAAACCCGGCACAAAAACAATATATCTTTTTCAAGTTTCATCCGTTATGGTATAAACTATTATCTTTAGCTACATTCAAAGGTTTGGCACAAGGATTCTTGGTAACTGCTCCGGCGATGCTTATTTTTAAATTATTGGGAGAAGAAGGCGCATTGGGGAATGCACAATCGATAGGAGCTGTATTGGCGGCCATCGTTATTTACTTGATAGGCCGTTTTTCCAAACCATCTGATCGGATAAAAATATTTACGGCAGGACTTGTACTTTTTGCCTTAGGAGCTTGTTTGAACGGATTTTTCTATAATAAAACAGGGGTGATTATATTTTTGTTGCTATTATTGATAGCCAAACCTCTAATGGATTTAGCTTATTTTCCGATTCAATTGAGAGTTATTGATATTGTTTCGCATATCGAAAAAAGAGGTGAATTCACTTATATATTAAATCATGAAGCGGGATTGTATGTTGGAAGACTTTGCGGAGCCGGAACGTTTTTGGTTTTGTATTATACGCTTTCCGAAGATTTTGCCTTGCGTTATGCCATTGGTATTATTGCGCTTTTGCAATTATGTTCAATTTATATCAGTAAAAAAATCATTGCCGAAGGGAATATTCTTTCTCCAGAAAAAGAGGAACCTATCGACCTTAAAGTTCTAGATCACGTGGCAGAACATATTGTTTAA
- a CDS encoding glycoside hydrolase family 130 protein: protein MKDIAKRFEQNPLLSPKDLPASIDGLQITCLLNPGVFQYEGKTWLLVRVAERPEQKEGIISFPILTETGTEIIEIPTNDPELIATDARVINYKGVDYLTTLSHLRLLCSEDGINFYEPKDYPLLVGEGMLETFGIEDCRVALIDGKYYLTFTSVSDNGVGVGLRTTTDWKTFEKHGMILPAHNKDCAIFEEKINGLFYALHRPSSVDIGGNYIWIASSPDGVHWGNHKCIIKTRKGLWDSKRVGAGAAPIKTEKGWLSIYHGANENHQYCLGAFLMDLEDPSKVIAQTELPIMVPTEEYELTGFFGNVVFTNGHIVEPDGDTITFYYGASDEFVCGAKFSIKEIYSLLKFNHV from the coding sequence ATGAAAGACATAGCAAAACGATTCGAACAAAACCCATTATTATCACCAAAAGATTTGCCGGCAAGCATTGATGGTTTACAAATTACGTGTTTGTTAAATCCAGGTGTATTTCAATATGAGGGTAAAACTTGGTTGTTGGTAAGAGTTGCCGAAAGACCCGAACAAAAAGAAGGAATAATTTCATTTCCTATACTTACTGAAACAGGTACAGAAATTATTGAAATTCCTACCAACGATCCCGAGTTAATCGCCACCGACGCAAGGGTTATTAACTATAAAGGCGTTGATTATCTAACGACACTTTCTCATTTAAGGTTGCTGTGTAGTGAAGATGGAATCAATTTTTACGAACCAAAAGATTATCCACTTTTAGTTGGTGAGGGAATGCTTGAAACTTTTGGAATAGAAGATTGTAGAGTGGCACTAATCGACGGAAAGTATTATTTAACTTTTACATCAGTTTCAGACAATGGGGTTGGAGTAGGGTTACGCACGACCACAGATTGGAAAACATTTGAGAAACACGGTATGATTTTGCCGGCTCACAATAAAGACTGTGCCATTTTTGAAGAAAAAATAAACGGTCTGTTCTATGCCCTTCACCGCCCTAGCAGTGTTGATATTGGAGGGAATTATATATGGATTGCGTCATCACCGGATGGAGTACATTGGGGAAATCATAAATGCATTATCAAAACAAGAAAAGGTCTTTGGGATAGCAAAAGAGTTGGTGCAGGAGCTGCTCCAATAAAAACAGAAAAAGGGTGGTTGTCAATTTATCATGGTGCCAACGAAAATCATCAGTATTGTTTGGGGGCTTTTTTAATGGATTTAGAAGATCCTTCAAAAGTAATTGCACAAACGGAATTACCAATTATGGTTCCAACAGAAGAATACGAATTAACCGGTTTCTTCGGAAATGTAGTATTTACAAACGGTCACATTGTGGAGCCAGACGGAGATACCATTACATTTTATTATGGTGCTTCGGATGAATTTGTGTGTGGTGCTAAATTTTCAATAAAAGAAATCTATTCACTTTTAAAATTTAACCATGTTTAA
- a CDS encoding RagB/SusD family nutrient uptake outer membrane protein has protein sequence MKYTYITAIMISLASLTSCQDELTTEPVGALTLEQASSKPTLASVESSVTSSYDMLSNKLNQLAEWDWNGGLVFQNDIVIDDIASDDMEKKWSPDGDQPWMDEINNFTFTSTNGGPNGLWKYDYEGIKRTNIALSFLLNEDIEKITGITTERKNQLIGEAYFLRSYYYFSLVTNFGDVPLILAPVKTYQEAFDFAVRAPKEDVWSQIKTDLEKAKSLLPNSKYGSDTEKWRVSKGAAIALLAKTALYNKDWTGVTTLVSELESTGFFSLDANYFDNFNMNTEYADNEVIFSYNHVKQGDPRKGNGICAPLGWGFFAPSTDFLNSFEPNDPRKLYTVNAPQQWVSKLLGTTDGGNKGDDDASNNKVFIRYADVLLWKAEALNETGDYSGAISIINQIRTRARNTVTADGTPVPAGTLPNRAASTDKATIKNWLISERRAELGFENQRMPDLKRWGIAKQVMTAHGKNFQDKHMLYPIPQSEVDASAGLLKQNPGY, from the coding sequence ATGAAATATACATATATAACAGCGATTATGATTTCGCTAGCGTCATTGACAAGTTGCCAAGATGAACTTACTACCGAACCTGTAGGTGCGTTAACTTTGGAACAGGCAAGTTCTAAACCAACATTGGCTTCCGTAGAAAGTTCAGTAACTTCATCTTATGATATGTTATCCAATAAGTTGAACCAGTTGGCAGAATGGGATTGGAATGGTGGTTTGGTGTTTCAAAATGATATTGTAATAGATGATATAGCATCCGATGATATGGAAAAAAAATGGTCTCCTGATGGAGATCAACCTTGGATGGATGAGATAAACAACTTTACTTTTACTTCGACAAATGGAGGACCAAATGGGTTGTGGAAATACGATTACGAGGGGATAAAAAGAACCAATATTGCATTGAGTTTTCTATTAAATGAAGATATTGAGAAAATTACCGGAATCACAACCGAAAGAAAAAATCAATTAATTGGTGAAGCTTATTTTTTACGCTCTTACTATTATTTTTCATTGGTGACTAATTTTGGAGATGTGCCTTTAATCTTGGCTCCCGTAAAAACATATCAAGAAGCTTTTGATTTTGCTGTAAGAGCACCAAAAGAAGATGTATGGAGTCAAATCAAAACTGATTTGGAAAAAGCTAAATCACTTTTGCCTAATTCAAAATATGGATCCGATACAGAAAAATGGAGAGTTTCTAAAGGAGCTGCCATTGCACTTCTTGCAAAAACCGCTTTATACAACAAGGATTGGACAGGTGTAACTACATTAGTGTCAGAATTGGAATCTACAGGATTTTTTAGTTTGGATGCCAATTATTTTGATAATTTCAATATGAACACTGAATATGCTGACAACGAAGTTATCTTCTCTTATAATCATGTTAAACAAGGTGATCCAAGAAAAGGAAACGGAATTTGCGCACCTCTTGGATGGGGATTCTTTGCTCCAAGTACCGATTTCTTAAATTCATTTGAACCTAATGACCCTAGAAAGTTATATACAGTGAATGCGCCACAACAATGGGTTAGTAAACTTTTAGGAACCACAGATGGTGGCAATAAAGGAGATGATGATGCATCAAACAATAAAGTATTCATTCGTTACGCCGATGTTTTGCTTTGGAAAGCTGAAGCACTTAACGAAACTGGAGATTATTCAGGTGCCATTAGCATCATAAATCAAATTAGAACAAGAGCAAGAAACACCGTTACTGCCGATGGTACTCCTGTACCTGCTGGAACACTGCCAAACAGAGCCGCATCTACAGACAAAGCAACTATTAAAAATTGGTTGATTTCTGAAAGAAGAGCCGAACTTGGTTTTGAAAATCAAAGAATGCCAGACTTAAAAAGATGGGGTATTGCTAAGCAAGTGATGACTGCCCATGGCAAAAATTTCCAAGACAAACATATGTTGTATCCAATTCCTCAATCTGAAGTGGATGCTTCGGCAGGGCTTTTGAAACAAAACCCTGGGTACTAA
- a CDS encoding TonB-dependent receptor, translating into MMRKKIIYNLFLFGILLSGSILHAQSVKGNVSDSSGPIPQVNVVVKGTSLSTSTDFDGNYTLNNVSTDAVLVFSYIGYKNREIAVNGQTVVNAKLESDSQKLDEVIVVGYSSQKKQSITGAVAQVDMGELSKTKVADVGQALQGQVAGVSVSANTGAPGDGLKIRIRGEGTLGNNDVLYVVDGVATRDISFLNMSDVKSMTVLKDAAATAIYGSRSAGGVVILTTKSGSKGKSNIDVEYYSGTSFATNLPKMLNANQYLTVMDQAWHNSNNNPAGAISPYKTDQTNGNVNGIPLSDTNWLDQLFTSGRTNNLQLSVSGGSEKTQYLISGGYFGQDGIVVGDNDTYKRINFRTNINTEVTDRFKVGTNLQITSTRQDKMSSSGDAPGVIRHALLRPSVLGVYKDVNDPTYKANDPYTDLPFYLNNNPNGGWNPNYELTSNPLAIVHFTDDTRSAFKTFGNVYGEYAFLADKSLKFKSNLGAEITFDHNKAFGENFGDDNDNSANETYPGQGRQNRPSSLNENRGEATTFTFANTLNYTKTIADKHSISALLGSETVSYDQSAVGGSRQNYNNTTDPFRYLDYGSDVNKHSSGSAQSWNLISFFGSANYGYDNKYLVSGTIRADGSSRFGPNNKWGYFPSVSGGWVMSKEKFMEKADWISNLKWRASWGQSGNQEIPNNAYETLVTETGGIINIVRYGNPDLKWETTTQTNFGLDLGVMDNKLTFSADYFDKKTDDILLTVGLPSSTVGQINRTFVNAGVVTNKGFEFGANFQNNDHEFKYGINANIATLKNNVEQLQQYVTEINDDKTHTKTVVGQPISSYYGLKFDGIYQNAAEVSSTLFSNENGAKPGDIKFKDLNGDGQINADDRTFIGSSIPKVTYGFSFNAEYKRFDMSFLFQGVSGVDRYNDLKQILDYDSRPFNSTTAVLGAWNGEGTSNTTPRNTLNDNGGSQVSSVFVEDASYLRLKNLEIGYTFDPKIIGDTYLRMYVSGQNLLTFTNYTGLDPESTSFIDQGTYPQSTSILIGLKFKI; encoded by the coding sequence ATGATGAGAAAGAAAATTATTTATAATTTGTTCCTGTTTGGAATACTATTATCAGGAAGCATACTGCATGCTCAATCAGTAAAAGGGAATGTTTCGGATAGCAGCGGTCCAATACCGCAGGTGAATGTTGTTGTAAAAGGAACCTCTTTAAGTACTTCAACAGATTTTGATGGAAACTATACTTTAAATAATGTAAGTACTGATGCTGTTTTGGTATTTAGTTATATTGGATACAAAAACAGAGAAATTGCAGTTAATGGACAAACTGTGGTGAATGCTAAATTAGAAAGCGACTCACAAAAATTGGACGAAGTAATTGTTGTGGGGTATTCCAGTCAAAAAAAACAATCCATAACAGGTGCCGTAGCGCAAGTAGATATGGGTGAATTGTCTAAAACAAAAGTGGCTGATGTAGGTCAGGCTTTGCAAGGACAAGTTGCCGGTGTTTCAGTTTCTGCTAATACAGGTGCTCCTGGAGACGGACTTAAAATACGTATTAGAGGGGAAGGTACGCTAGGAAACAACGACGTACTTTATGTTGTTGATGGTGTTGCAACCCGCGACATTTCTTTCTTGAACATGTCCGACGTAAAATCGATGACTGTATTAAAAGATGCTGCTGCCACTGCTATTTACGGTTCCAGATCCGCAGGTGGAGTTGTTATTCTTACCACCAAAAGCGGTTCAAAAGGGAAATCGAATATTGATGTAGAATATTACTCTGGAACCAGTTTTGCCACAAACCTTCCTAAAATGCTAAATGCAAATCAGTATTTGACAGTAATGGATCAAGCTTGGCATAACTCTAACAATAATCCGGCAGGGGCAATAAGCCCATACAAAACAGATCAAACTAACGGAAACGTTAATGGGATACCACTATCAGACACCAATTGGTTGGACCAATTGTTCACTTCTGGAAGAACTAATAATCTACAGCTTTCAGTTAGCGGAGGTTCAGAGAAAACACAATATTTAATATCTGGTGGTTATTTTGGACAAGATGGTATTGTGGTTGGTGACAATGATACCTACAAACGTATTAATTTTAGAACCAATATTAATACTGAAGTTACTGATCGTTTCAAAGTTGGAACAAATCTTCAGATTACTAGTACTAGACAAGATAAAATGTCTTCAAGTGGAGACGCTCCCGGTGTTATCAGACATGCTTTATTGCGTCCATCGGTTTTAGGAGTGTATAAAGATGTAAATGATCCAACTTATAAAGCAAATGATCCTTACACTGATTTACCTTTTTATTTGAATAACAATCCTAATGGTGGTTGGAATCCAAATTATGAATTAACTTCTAATCCGTTGGCAATTGTTCATTTTACAGATGACACACGTTCTGCTTTTAAAACTTTTGGAAATGTATATGGAGAATATGCTTTTTTAGCGGATAAATCTCTGAAATTCAAAAGTAATTTGGGAGCTGAAATCACTTTCGATCACAACAAAGCTTTTGGAGAAAATTTTGGAGATGATAATGACAATAGTGCAAATGAAACGTATCCTGGACAAGGTAGGCAAAATAGACCTTCAAGCCTGAATGAAAATAGAGGTGAAGCGACTACGTTTACTTTTGCAAATACTTTGAATTATACTAAAACAATTGCTGATAAACATAGCATCAGTGCATTATTAGGATCTGAAACGGTATCATACGACCAGTCTGCAGTAGGTGGGAGCAGACAAAACTATAATAATACTACTGATCCTTTCCGTTATCTTGATTATGGAAGCGATGTTAATAAACACAGTTCAGGATCTGCTCAAAGTTGGAACCTTATTTCTTTCTTTGGTTCTGCCAATTATGGATATGATAATAAATATTTAGTTTCAGGTACTATAAGAGCCGATGGTTCTTCTCGTTTTGGACCTAATAATAAATGGGGTTATTTTCCTTCTGTTTCTGGTGGATGGGTAATGTCTAAAGAGAAATTCATGGAAAAAGCAGATTGGATTTCCAACTTAAAATGGAGAGCTAGCTGGGGTCAATCTGGAAATCAAGAAATTCCTAATAATGCCTATGAAACTCTTGTTACCGAAACTGGAGGTATCATAAACATAGTTCGTTATGGTAATCCAGATTTAAAATGGGAAACTACTACACAAACTAACTTTGGTCTTGATTTGGGTGTAATGGATAATAAACTGACTTTCTCAGCTGATTATTTTGACAAAAAGACCGATGATATTTTATTAACTGTAGGTCTACCTTCATCTACTGTTGGTCAAATTAATAGAACTTTTGTTAATGCTGGAGTTGTAACTAATAAAGGGTTTGAGTTTGGAGCTAATTTCCAAAATAACGACCACGAATTTAAATACGGAATCAATGCAAACATTGCTACACTAAAAAATAATGTAGAACAACTTCAGCAATATGTTACCGAGATTAATGATGACAAAACTCATACTAAAACGGTGGTTGGACAACCTATCAGTTCGTATTATGGATTAAAATTTGATGGTATTTATCAAAATGCTGCCGAAGTGTCTTCTACTTTATTCTCTAATGAAAACGGTGCAAAACCGGGTGATATTAAGTTTAAGGATTTAAATGGAGATGGTCAAATTAATGCTGATGACAGAACATTCATAGGAAGTTCAATTCCAAAAGTAACATACGGTTTCTCATTCAATGCTGAATATAAAAGATTTGATATGTCATTCCTTTTCCAAGGAGTTTCAGGTGTAGATCGTTACAACGATTTGAAACAAATTTTGGATTATGATAGCCGTCCTTTCAACTCTACTACTGCAGTATTAGGAGCATGGAATGGTGAGGGTACTAGTAACACTACTCCACGTAACACACTTAATGATAACGGAGGAAGCCAAGTTTCTAGCGTTTTTGTTGAAGATGCTTCATATTTACGATTGAAAAATCTTGAGATCGGATATACGTTTGATCCAAAAATCATAGGTGATACGTATTTAAGAATGTATGTATCAGGTCAAAATTTGTTGACTTTCACGAACTATACTGGTTTGGATCCAGAATCGACTTCTTTCATAGATCAAGGAACTTATCCTCAATCTACTTCAATCCTAATAGGTTTAAAATTTAAAATTTAA
- a CDS encoding two-component regulator propeller domain-containing protein produces the protein MKIKIILISFIFAGFISCNHKENASSLNNNNGLTKRTEINNNPKSLLDSSKVLDLKYSLEQLDNTKGLSNSSVNAIFQDSENLLWVGTWDGLNRYDGNSFKIFRPELDNENSLSNQVILKLAEDNTGQIWILTIHGINRYNKKTDAFQRFYFSRENKPPLSESEFNMALDASKKVFCAVKDWGIGYFDGAAFQLLKGKNFSKKAVKKMEFSPTEELLVLLENNELYALSLKIGSDGKKIISKVELISKDIRTFEVVSNEKVCIIPNSGNAFLHSLSDSKNQIVSTQNIDNIIGHIPEGIVFSAKSGYFIMNNSGNIVSKPWLKYLKSQKVTTLIQGSENVLWTGTDGDGLFKIYPLKKAFNLISKAQVPELDGGIIRTFLEVDGNSFLVGTKGKGLFRFPSNFYLNPEKALQYQNFNESNSSINNAVFALCKGQDNLVFVGTDGDGVTVFDLKKSKLINWSAIEGNEKCDYFKSTYTISQDSTGFIWLGTNGYGMIRCKIERSGHKLKVTEFKRYLADSNKPKSLSSNIVFSIVPRNDNQLWIGTRLGGLNLFDKKTEEFHTYKNIKNDSKSLSNNDILCLRTDVNNRLWIGTSFGLNVLEDLKSNGSAIFKSYTAKEGLPNNTIHGIVSDKKSNLWISTNFGLSNFNGSKFINYTKNEGLQNNEFADGAFYQDQKSDFIFMGGIKGFNYFLPQKIKESSVIPDILIDKISGQNQPIPYYQGLVISPDSKTNPSIVLDHNQNFFDIELAALTYVNSEKCQYAYQLKNFDKGWNTINNRRIISFTNVPKGNYSLWIKWSNSDGVWSKPVHAIDIKVKPVFWQSNVALVIYLILTTLFVLFVLSYYKKRQSLSQNILFRKREEELHENRLTFFTNIAHEFQTPLTLIVGPVQKLSETANLSERNQKFLQMIQRNSSRLLFLTQQLLEFRKAEYDYLEINAREFDLVSLVEQIAELFDEWALDKKIDYNLDIPSALPGWFDKDKIEKIVFNLMSNAFKYTPIKGKIDVKFTLQDDSKRLNITIVNTGNGIPKEKLDSLFDRFFLSDTNKAPDNDLFRTGIGLAYIKKLVTVLRGEIQVSSIANEQTTFTILIPCGKELFSEKELDVEVSPILISHHLKNILEEIPNKSDHTPNKIASLEDIQDTRKTILLVEDEKEIRLFLDDLLGEKYKIIPAYNGLEALEVIEREIPDIIISDVMMPMMDGVELCKKIKQDIKTCHIPFIMLTAKDSVIHRIEGLESGANSYIPKPFYPDHLLIRIQKLLEEKELILKHFTQDTLTENLATLPINNDEKDFVKKVIELIRSNIDNEDLQSLFIEKELGISNSQLYRKVKQIFGFTPGDLIRTIRLKFAAELLRKNVLTVSEVCYQSGFNNRSYFYREFNKMYNVTPKNYQLKYKGK, from the coding sequence TTGAAAATTAAAATTATACTCATCAGCTTTATTTTTGCAGGGTTTATTTCATGCAATCATAAAGAAAATGCTTCGTCTTTAAATAATAATAATGGATTGACTAAAAGAACTGAGATTAATAATAATCCAAAATCACTTTTAGATTCATCAAAGGTTTTAGACTTAAAATATTCGTTGGAACAATTGGATAATACCAAGGGATTGTCCAATAGTTCCGTTAATGCCATTTTTCAAGATTCCGAGAATTTACTTTGGGTTGGAACTTGGGACGGATTAAACCGATATGACGGAAATAGTTTCAAGATTTTCAGACCTGAATTGGATAATGAAAATAGCCTGAGCAATCAGGTGATCCTCAAATTAGCCGAAGATAATACTGGTCAGATTTGGATATTGACGATTCATGGTATTAATCGTTATAACAAAAAAACGGATGCATTCCAGCGATTTTACTTTTCCAGAGAAAATAAACCGCCATTATCAGAATCAGAATTCAACATGGCACTGGATGCTTCCAAAAAAGTATTTTGCGCCGTAAAAGATTGGGGAATTGGATATTTTGACGGAGCAGCTTTTCAATTATTAAAGGGAAAAAATTTTTCGAAGAAAGCGGTTAAAAAAATGGAATTTTCTCCAACGGAGGAATTATTGGTTTTGTTAGAGAACAATGAACTCTATGCTTTGTCTCTTAAAATAGGCAGTGACGGAAAAAAGATAATTTCAAAAGTTGAATTGATCTCAAAAGATATTCGCACGTTTGAAGTGGTTTCCAATGAAAAAGTATGTATCATTCCAAATTCAGGAAATGCTTTTTTACATTCTTTATCCGATAGTAAAAATCAAATTGTTTCGACTCAAAATATTGACAATATCATTGGTCATATTCCAGAGGGAATTGTGTTTTCTGCCAAATCGGGTTATTTCATAATGAATAATTCAGGGAATATTGTTTCCAAACCATGGTTGAAATACTTGAAAAGTCAAAAGGTCACTACATTAATACAAGGGAGTGAAAATGTGCTTTGGACAGGAACGGATGGAGATGGTTTATTTAAAATATATCCTCTGAAAAAAGCTTTTAATTTAATTTCAAAAGCGCAAGTTCCTGAGTTGGATGGGGGAATTATCAGAACATTTCTGGAGGTGGATGGGAATTCTTTTTTGGTTGGTACAAAAGGGAAGGGATTGTTTCGTTTTCCCTCTAATTTTTATCTAAATCCGGAAAAAGCATTACAATATCAAAACTTCAACGAAAGTAACAGCTCCATAAACAATGCTGTATTTGCTTTGTGTAAAGGTCAAGATAATCTTGTTTTTGTTGGTACAGATGGGGATGGAGTTACAGTTTTTGATCTAAAAAAATCTAAACTTATCAATTGGTCTGCTATTGAAGGGAATGAGAAATGTGATTATTTTAAATCAACTTACACTATTTCTCAGGATTCAACTGGATTTATTTGGCTTGGAACCAATGGCTACGGAATGATTCGCTGTAAAATTGAGCGTTCTGGTCATAAATTGAAAGTAACGGAATTCAAAAGATATCTTGCCGACAGCAACAAACCAAAATCACTAAGTAGCAATATTGTTTTTTCTATAGTCCCTAGGAATGACAATCAACTTTGGATTGGAACGCGATTGGGTGGCCTTAATCTTTTTGATAAAAAAACGGAAGAATTTCACACTTATAAAAATATTAAAAATGATTCTAAAAGTCTATCCAACAATGATATTTTGTGTTTACGGACAGATGTAAATAACCGACTTTGGATAGGAACAAGTTTTGGTTTGAATGTATTGGAAGATTTAAAGAGTAACGGAAGCGCCATTTTTAAGAGCTATACGGCCAAAGAAGGATTGCCAAATAATACTATTCATGGAATTGTTTCTGATAAAAAGTCCAATCTTTGGATAAGTACAAATTTTGGGTTGTCCAATTTTAATGGTTCTAAGTTCATTAATTACACCAAAAACGAAGGACTTCAGAATAATGAATTTGCTGACGGGGCATTTTATCAAGATCAGAAGTCGGATTTTATTTTTATGGGAGGAATAAAAGGATTTAATTATTTTTTGCCTCAAAAAATAAAAGAGTCTTCCGTTATTCCTGATATTTTGATAGATAAAATCAGTGGTCAAAATCAGCCTATCCCATATTATCAAGGATTAGTAATATCTCCCGATTCAAAGACAAATCCCTCCATTGTTTTGGACCATAATCAAAACTTTTTTGATATCGAATTGGCAGCTTTGACTTATGTCAACAGTGAAAAATGCCAGTATGCCTATCAATTGAAAAATTTCGATAAGGGTTGGAATACTATTAATAATCGAAGAATTATTTCTTTTACAAACGTTCCTAAGGGTAATTATTCTTTATGGATAAAATGGTCCAATAGTGATGGAGTTTGGAGCAAACCGGTTCACGCCATAGATATTAAGGTAAAGCCTGTGTTTTGGCAATCCAATGTGGCTCTTGTAATTTATTTAATACTAACAACTCTTTTTGTTCTTTTTGTATTGAGTTATTATAAAAAGCGACAATCATTGAGTCAAAACATTCTTTTTAGAAAGAGGGAGGAAGAGCTTCACGAAAACAGGCTTACCTTTTTTACGAATATTGCCCACGAATTTCAGACTCCTTTGACTTTGATCGTTGGTCCTGTCCAAAAACTATCCGAAACGGCAAATCTTAGTGAACGCAATCAAAAATTCCTGCAGATGATTCAACGTAATTCGTCAAGGTTATTGTTTTTGACACAACAATTATTGGAGTTTCGAAAAGCGGAATACGATTACCTGGAAATAAATGCAAGAGAATTTGATCTTGTAAGCTTGGTAGAACAAATAGCTGAATTGTTTGATGAATGGGCATTGGATAAAAAGATTGATTATAATCTTGACATTCCATCTGCGTTACCAGGCTGGTTTGACAAAGATAAGATTGAAAAAATAGTTTTTAATCTGATGTCAAACGCATTCAAATACACTCCGATAAAAGGGAAGATTGATGTTAAGTTTACGCTTCAGGATGATTCCAAAAGACTGAACATTACAATAGTAAATACAGGAAACGGAATTCCGAAAGAGAAATTAGACTCGCTATTTGATCGATTTTTTCTGTCGGATACAAATAAAGCGCCAGATAATGATTTGTTTAGAACAGGTATTGGGTTGGCGTATATTAAAAAACTGGTCACTGTATTGAGAGGTGAAATTCAGGTTTCGAGTATTGCAAATGAGCAGACTACCTTTACCATTCTAATTCCATGCGGTAAAGAGTTATTTAGTGAAAAAGAATTGGATGTAGAAGTAAGTCCGATTTTGATTTCGCACCATCTAAAAAATATTCTTGAAGAGATTCCGAACAAGTCCGATCATACGCCCAATAAAATTGCTTCGTTGGAAGATATTCAAGACACCCGCAAAACAATTTTGCTGGTTGAGGACGAGAAGGAAATCCGTTTGTTTCTGGATGATTTATTAGGGGAAAAATATAAAATCATCCCTGCTTATAATGGTTTAGAAGCCCTTGAGGTTATTGAGAGGGAAATCCCCGACATTATTATCAGCGACGTAATGATGCCAATGATGGATGGGGTAGAACTTTGTAAAAAAATCAAGCAGGATATCAAGACCTGTCATATTCCGTTTATTATGCTTACCGCAAAAGATTCTGTCATCCATAGAATTGAAGGACTGGAAAGCGGTGCTAATTCCTATATTCCAAAGCCTTTTTATCCGGATCATTTATTAATACGAATACAGAAGCTTCTTGAAGAAAAAGAATTAATACTAAAGCATTTTACACAAGATACGCTTACGGAGAATCTGGCTACGCTGCCAATAAATAATGATGAAAAAGATTTTGTAAAAAAAGTGATTGAACTGATTCGTTCCAATATTGATAATGAAGATCTTCAAAGCTTATTTATTGAAAAAGAATTAGGCATCAGTAATTCGCAATTGTATCGAAAAGTAAAACAGATTTTTGGCTTTACTCCGGGAGATTTAATTCGAACGATACGATTAAAATTTGCAGCAGAACTTTTGCGTAAAAATGTACTTACAGTATCTGAGGTGTGCTACCAATCCGGTTTTAATAACCGTTCCTATTTTTACCGTGAGTTTAATAAGATGTATAATGTGACTCCAAAAAATTATCAATTGAAGTACAAAGGAAAGTAG